From the Micromonospora echinospora genome, the window GAATGCGGCGGCGACCCGAGTGGCGAGTTCTGCGTTCGCCTGCGCGATTCGTTCGGTCAGTTCACGACGGGCAACGGCGTCGTAGTCGTCGTTGTAGGAAAGCTCTTCCAGCGCGTGCAGGTAGCGGGCGGCGGCGAGCACCGTCTTAGCGTCCCCACTGATACCGACCGCTACGGGCAGGGGCGAGTTGACGGTCGGGATGGTGCTCTCGTCGCCGAAATGGAACAGCAGCATTCCGTCGGCTGGCTCGCCGATCTGGCATCCGGTGACCGTCCCGGTTTCCGCGTCGGAAGCGCTGGTGATGAAGTGGCGAAGCATGCCGGTGCTCTGGCTGTGCCGGCCCGCTACTACGGCCACTGGTAGGTAGCGGTTGACCACGTTGACCGCAGTGTGATCGTCGCATCGCTCGATGAGGGTCTGGATTTCTGCACCGAGGTCAACGTCGCTGCCCTGCCAGACCCGGTACTCGTCGCTGAATTCCCGGTGGACCAGGAAGTTACGGTCGATCAGGCCGTCGATGCGTTCCCACAGCGCCTGGCGCGCCTGCGGGTCAGCCGTGTCGGTGGGATCGGTGAGAGCGAACAGGACTGTATCGAGGCTGGCGCGGAGGGCACCGGACGCGTCGACGAGGTTCAGTAGGCCGATGGTCTTGAGGACTTCCTGGTCATCTTCAGGTAGGCCGTTGGCCTCGCTGATCCGAGTGTCGATCTCGATCCACCGGCTCGCGTTGGCCGAGGCCAGCAGGGTGGTGCGGCCGGCGCCGAGGAAGAAGTCGAAGACGTCGGCGAGGCGCACGGTGCTGGCACGGCTGGGTGCCTTGCGGGAGTGCTGTGCCAGGAACCGGGCGACGGTGTGGGGCTCGTCGCTGGCGATGAACCCGGTCAGGCTGCGGTCGTGCTGCCCGATCTGGCCGGCGAGGAGTGGGGCGACGGCAACGGTGAGCGGGTGCAGGGGATAGACGCTGGCGAACAGATCGGCGTCGGCGGCCATGACGCCGTCGAGTCCCTGTGCCGTCCATACCTGCTCGGCGGACTCGGCGTGGTTACGGATCAGCGTTGCTGCCTCTGGGCTGACTTCGCTGTGGTCAAGAGTCCGTTGGATGAGGTGCACCGCGTCGCCGAGATGCGTGGTCATGGTGATGTCCTCGAACCGGCCTTGGATCTTGGCCCATTCGCGACTCTGCAGGTTGGTGGCGCGGGAGGCGTAGTCGCCGAAGGAGAGATGCTGCAGCGTCAGGAGGTGCAGCGGCAGACCACGTGTTCCGGCACCGGCTTCGGCGAGTTCCTGAAGCAAAAACACGTCCGCCTGCCCATCGGCGAACTCGCCGCGGGCGGCGAGGTGCTCCAGGCTCTTGCCGAATTCGTCGATCACCAACAGCAGCGGACTGTCACTGCACAGAGCGCGAACAGCAGCGATGATGTGCTCGCTGCCGGCGTCCGGTGCATCCAAGTCCGTGAGAGCGGCGGTGACAGACTTCGGCGTGCGTCGTGTCGGCCACGCCTGCGCGGCACCGTTACGCAGCGCTCGGGCCAGGGTGTCGAACAAGGACTCCCGCCGAGCTGTGGCGATCGCACCGATCATGCCGTTCGGCGCGCACCGTTCCCGGGCGGCGGCGAATCGTTCGGCCAGGGTCGTGCTGGCCGCGGCGAGACGCCGGTCGGCTTCGGCGCGGCGGGCGGCGTCCCGGCCAAGTAGCGCGGCGATCAGCAACGCCTGCGTCGACTTCCCTGTGCCGTACGGGCCGGTCAAGGCCCAGGCCCGGGTGCGTGTCCGGTCCTCGAGGGCGGCCGTGACGCGGTCGAGCATGTCCTGGGCGCGCACACCGATGTAGATCGGGCCGAGCTGCGCATCGATGACATCGCGTTCGAGGTTCGTCGATCGCAGTTGGCTACTGACGATGCGGATGCCCTCCGGCGTCTCCACGTCACGTACCGTGCTTGTCGTTGACTTGCTCATGCGGTGGCTCCCGTCAGGGTGAGCTGGCCGTCCATGCGGCCCTCGCGGCGTGACGTCATGACACGGCCAGCGTCCGGGTACTCGCGATACCAGGTCTCGCGGTCAGGGAAGCCCGGGCGCTGACGAACGTTGCCGTAGTGACCGTCGAGCACATCCCAGGCGAGGTCGCGTGGCGGGCGCTTGAAGACGAGACTGCGTTGGCCCACACCCTGGGAGAGTTCCAGCTCGTCTCTGATGAGCACCTCCTCAAGCGCGGCAACGATTTCCGGCTCACGCAGGCGCAGCGCTCGTCCCGGGCCACCGGGTTCGTTGGCGAGCCGTGCCAGGGCGATCGAGCCGCCCTGACGAAGCGCAGGGTTGCGATCGGCGTAGTCCAGGCAGGTATAGGCGATCACTCTGGCTGGCAGCGAAGTCCGAGCGGTATTGGTGAACTGCCAGACGCGCTCTTCCCGGTCGCCGCTCTTCTGAGTTCCGGCGAACTCCAGCAGACCGAGCTCGCGGAACGGGCAATCCAGCAGGTCCTCGAAGCTGCCCGGCGATCCCGTGTGTGTCTTACGTCGTGCGTACATCTTGGTTAGGCA encodes:
- a CDS encoding ATP-binding protein codes for the protein METPEGIRIVSSQLRSTNLERDVIDAQLGPIYIGVRAQDMLDRVTAALEDRTRTRAWALTGPYGTGKSTQALLIAALLGRDAARRAEADRRLAAASTTLAERFAAARERCAPNGMIGAIATARRESLFDTLARALRNGAAQAWPTRRTPKSVTAALTDLDAPDAGSEHIIAAVRALCSDSPLLLVIDEFGKSLEHLAARGEFADGQADVFLLQELAEAGAGTRGLPLHLLTLQHLSFGDYASRATNLQSREWAKIQGRFEDITMTTHLGDAVHLIQRTLDHSEVSPEAATLIRNHAESAEQVWTAQGLDGVMAADADLFASVYPLHPLTVAVAPLLAGQIGQHDRSLTGFIASDEPHTVARFLAQHSRKAPSRASTVRLADVFDFFLGAGRTTLLASANASRWIEIDTRISEANGLPEDDQEVLKTIGLLNLVDASGALRASLDTVLFALTDPTDTADPQARQALWERIDGLIDRNFLVHREFSDEYRVWQGSDVDLGAEIQTLIERCDDHTAVNVVNRYLPVAVVAGRHSQSTGMLRHFITSASDAETGTVTGCQIGEPADGMLLFHFGDESTIPTVNSPLPVAVGISGDAKTVLAAARYLHALEELSYNDDYDAVARRELTERIAQANAELATRVAAAFTPNLLAPNWHLMAPNDNGTVQRPRGAEPLAARSLAGVVSAACDAIYPYTPEIRNEMLGRHQLTSQGAKARRELMEAMLTRPTQANLGIDGYGPERAMYGGVLQYLGLHQPVKTTSIVSLDTLVPYAFSAPKPESSLAPAWRALSELLAGSETPVSLDRVLHFFMAPPYGIKAGMAPLVVLATLLVGEQDLAVFEEGTYQPRLTPALIERMVKAPNTFAVKTINAGTGPRKQAINEIANLLDVGAPSSSRPGVRNAALLAVARELLDKVRVLSPYAQRTKNLSREADAVRTALREAREPDVLIFDALPAALGLPAVPVRGKADKQAAQQYAASLATALAEIADIDQRLQRTVITAIATAFRLPDGLSELRAGLAQHTEALLDVSLIEARLRGLITITHEATISDDQWLDMAVVRIAGRGMGDWRDTDAAAFPQQAAAMSKNLDRVGHLYQSEQLQEGTQPYSVRLLTLTGADGREDHARVHIPDALRDKAHELARTVLAEARDNLGAQGERILLAMLAEALISDAPAGTGADDDTQDLTEKKAVS
- a CDS encoding DUF4007 family protein: MLEIKLKDAAVPSFARHETFAPRFGWLHKAYTALRDPNMGSEVFLQQEAPVRLGVGKNMVNAIRFWSYAFKITAEHPRGANSRAFAASPTWEARWLLDENGADPYLEDTASLWLLHWWMLSGPSYTPTWWVAFNSMSSSRFTEDNLTETVIRQVRTSEWELPVRTSIAKDADCLTKMYARRKTHTGSPGSFEDLLDCPFRELGLLEFAGTQKSGDREERVWQFTNTARTSLPARVIAYTCLDYADRNPALRQGGSIALARLANEPGGPGRALRLREPEIVAALEEVLIRDELELSQGVGQRSLVFKRPPRDLAWDVLDGHYGNVRQRPGFPDRETWYREYPDAGRVMTSRREGRMDGQLTLTGATA